The following proteins are co-located in the Defluviitalea raffinosedens genome:
- a CDS encoding CPBP family intramembrane glutamic endopeptidase produces MKTKKMILSIVFSILILIISQILAVLIAEALLKVKVPEFACNIICGILYILFTYYLIKLLCKKYLNDELGNYYITKFKLESKWVVVAIFLPVIVTVCFFLFNGTFEQNAMDLNSKLSILSRGIFFTGLGAGITEEMVFRGIMLNVVEKKFNKKVAIIIPSLLFGIAHLIGINFSLLNWALVIIAGTMAAIMLALITYESKSIWNSAIVHAVWNFVIIGGVISVGTELNHYSLYSYILESKSFALTGGEFGIEASIIAVSGYCLVSLLILLANRKKSKDRLYEI; encoded by the coding sequence ATGAAAACAAAAAAGATGATTTTATCCATTGTATTCAGCATATTGATCCTGATTATATCTCAAATATTAGCAGTATTAATTGCTGAGGCTTTGCTTAAGGTTAAAGTACCAGAATTTGCTTGCAATATTATATGTGGTATTTTGTATATTCTATTTACCTACTATTTAATTAAATTACTATGTAAAAAATATTTAAACGATGAACTGGGCAATTATTATATTACAAAATTTAAACTGGAGTCTAAATGGGTAGTTGTTGCGATTTTTTTGCCGGTTATAGTAACTGTATGTTTTTTCTTATTTAATGGAACCTTTGAGCAAAATGCGATGGATTTGAATTCGAAATTAAGTATATTGAGTAGAGGAATTTTTTTTACAGGCCTTGGAGCGGGAATTACTGAGGAAATGGTTTTTCGTGGAATAATGTTAAATGTTGTAGAAAAAAAATTTAATAAAAAAGTTGCAATCATTATACCTTCTCTTTTGTTCGGTATTGCACATCTTATTGGGATCAATTTTAGTTTGCTGAATTGGGCATTGGTGATTATTGCAGGAACAATGGCAGCAATTATGTTGGCGCTTATTACCTATGAATCCAAGTCTATCTGGAATAGCGCTATTGTTCATGCTGTTTGGAATTTTGTGATTATTGGTGGAGTGATCAGCGTTGGTACAGAATTAAATCATTATTCTTTGTACAGTTATATATTGGAAAGTAAGTCCTTTGCTTTGACAGGAGGGGAGTTCGGAATTGAAGCATCTATTATAGCAGTATCAGGGTACTGCTTGGTTAGTTTATTAATACTATTAGCAAACCGAAAGAAAAGTAAAGACAGATTATATGAAATCTGA